One genomic region from Bactrocera tryoni isolate S06 chromosome 3, CSIRO_BtryS06_freeze2, whole genome shotgun sequence encodes:
- the LOC120771434 gene encoding uncharacterized protein LOC120771434 isoform X4: MMKRTRVDEVQYGTRPGPGGVGGSGGGGTGGTIVGTSNPGNTVNIGTVVPGSHGNTSLSVGLSGSNASGSIPHHRILIPPHGGAQTIAYLPSTTPAATNMKGSGGMVENSTGSGNSSSHDNSGGSSGNAAQLPGGTVVTSGGGAAGTVNAGTVHTQAVQYSSTLSSSVGGNIKTTTDGPVQIHVTGGGGAGTNVQNSASQPNSLRTRTISSSQNIAVGSGTALNAPQPLAVVPPLPTTSGQQQGPPQAGQPQGGPPRLKVEDALNYLDQVKFQYADQPQIYNNFLDIMKEFKSHCIDTPGVIQRVSTLFKGHPELIYGFNMFLPAGYKIEIHSDELGVSVPVVSMPSASPNSLHGSMSNIPGSVGNIQTPLILKSNQSNSSNTSNTIELQQIHGTSSSNASVAVNLMTHGGASLSQTTIHALQSPASQSSPSGPGIVQQHAQVSVSPAPSSVAQIQSVTVAPVAAAHLPQNFSRDRERPPIAPAIVTSSIGGGPPTLNALGELNPQINNTVSSGNIGNAGGNAHHNLHHIQQAHQSLLMGETVGQQNQPVEFNHAISYVNKIKNRFQNKPEKYKKFLEILHTYQKEQKVIKEGSPNQGKTLTEQEVYTQVAKLFGQDEDLLREFGQFLPDATNHQGAQYMSKSHNDHKRCSSNIAVGPMANSVSGAISVGGGSGHHMAMPSASSSPLHLNSGATLSQIGGGTHATVLGNLSAVNTSVSIKSYNNTQQQPQNHVISANAVGGRGGDVDYAHHVTLHSSSGVHLKVIHDGVHHDLNVGSNMRNYEKDTHRSNHHAITGLKYSHGAGSNVTGVTSHSSKKSPSYNSGFGAISGSGNASMSSSSGIDRTSINMNYSHQVLGHLSATRRPAIDDGGSGSGGMGGGPPPPKKHKPICKDITFSEASRKCTISDAAFFDKVRKALRNPDVYDNFLRCLTLFNQEIVSKTELLNLVTPFLSKFPDLLSGFTKFLGQPVSQMSSSGSGGTGTGIFGLEEIPMQSAHRQSGSLSNSGAINDRQGNHQGGELAQDIDLTSCKRLGASYCALPQSIVPKKCSGRTTLCREVLNDKWVSFPTWASEDSTFVTSRKTQFEETIYRNIHRTEDERFELDVVIETNSATIRVLEGVQKKMSRMSPEDLSRFYLDDYLGGTSQTIHQRAIHRIYGDKAGEIIQGLKKNPSVAVPIVLKRLKVKEEEWRDAQKGFNKLWREQNEKYYLKSLDHQAINFKPNDMKALRSKNLFNEIETLYDERHDQDDENGEPITGPHLVLPYKDKTILDDAANLLIHHVKRQTGIQKQEKTKIKHILRQFVPDLFFSARQPLSDDEREDVFPFLIDDNEKMDVDCNTTGNRSERELHASSGGCKGSRTSSGSTSNTDTNCGVIGNSKSDGTGSHDKNSLNSSTDNSILLENHKNGESSASAVNSNNSTGQIAVAEHNTGTTSASNTLSAGEKATSNKDSNSSSLAKGQVNNINAVDDVNSAGRSSAEAMTKSNSTVASSTISTTVTVLSENKTQGNSNVTGAATVDNTSGHKDTTGITSSSNTITPTGLKAGVMKDANEKNNSNAADTSMGTNATTATSTHASDCNSVDAIKMEIKEETPDMDVDIQLPPHAVSKHLEEAYTLFFANNNWYLFLRLHAILCERLCTMYERAQMLAIEEERHRSNRRESTATALRLKPKPEPHVDEYYPVFLEMLKNVLDGNMDSNSFEDSMREMFGIHAYISFTLDKVVSNAVRQLQNCVTERGALECVELFHHEQRRGGAGNYCRDAQKNYANELAYQRKAEASLHEENCFKVYIYKIDCRVTIELLDTEVEEAEKPLNKVKSWSKYVDRLANPAANSISGQNAANLSNTNMGGTASNTNAVSNTSNSNAMSMPTMSSSLAGANGGEIKLERMDDDALDAHVTCKARFLKRNKRLACMRADQQTRLQQLKSANATTNTGTTNALNKASVAVVGNVASDTGSASGSTDSNVKSTSSSNNPATAGSEPHWSWNKRPPERVGSIVVGSGAEKYFVNDRDEIKFNAFGRQVIAINKNLQLFKWDSVRRAKLSHTYVTQRKHKLFQRFTQKWLAEHVSEQAQQQCTDWLLGKTVPNSGSSSSGNWALKTKVIPQNDVKRTPYRVYNRYKVTFSGNANSCADVASGNNSGVAGGGRVSGGSGSSSGGNAPVADTHATTTSTNTTHCNSTAQSQTSSNTATLANVGPSNVGGGGGVQATASVAAVTTSSALTSTTEAYKLATGSGNNNTSNNNNRQLES, translated from the exons ATGATGAAACGTACGCGTGTGGATGAAGTCCAATACGGAACGCGCCCAGGTCCTGGAGGTGTGGGTGGTAGTGGCGGTGGAGGAACTGGCGGGACCATAGTGGGGACCTCTAATCCCGGTAATACAGTTAATATCGGCACTGTTGTTCCCGGTAGCCATGGTAACACCAGTTTAAGTGTCGGTTTGTCTGGAAGTAATGCAAGTGGTTCAATCCCACATCATCGCATTTTAATACCGCCACATGGTGGAGCGCAGACAATTgcttatttgccatcaacaacaCCAGCAGCGACAAACATGAAAGGTTCTGGTGGAATGGTGGAAAATAGTACCGGTAGCGGCAATTCCTCGAGTCATGATAATAGTGGAGGATCCAGTGGTAATGCTGCGCAGTTACCTGGAGGAACAGTTGTTACTTCAGGTGGCGGAGCCGCGGGGACTGTCAATGCAGGAACTGTCCACACACAAGCTGTGCAGTATTCTTCAACTT TATCTTCCAGTGTTGGtggtaatataaaaacaacTACAGATGGACCCGTGCAAATTCATGTAACCGGTGGTGGTGGGGCAGGTACTAATGTACAGAACTCTGCATCGCAGCCAAATTCTCTGCGAACACGTACAATCAGCTCTTCTCAAAATATTGCAGTAGGCAGTGGAACTGCACTGAATGCACCACAACCTTTGGCAGTGGTACCACCGTTACCCACAACATCGGGCCAACAGCAAGGCCCTCCACAAGCTGGTCAGCCACAAGGTGGTCCTCCACGACTTAAAGTGGAGGATGCTCTTAATTACTTGGATCAAGTAAAGTTCCAATATGCTGATCAGCCACAAATTTATAACAACTTTTTGGATATAATGAAAGAATTCAAATCCCACTGCATTGATACACCTGGTGTAATTCAACGGGTGTCAACTCTTTTTAAAGGGCACCCAGAACTGATTTACGGCTTTAATATGTTCCTGCCAGCCGGTTATAAAATCGAAATACACTCAGATGAATTAGGCGTTTCAGTACCCGTTGTATCAATGCCATCAGCGTCGCCAAACAGCTTGCACGGTAGTATGTCTAATATACCCGGAAGTGTTGGCAATATCCAAACACCTCTAATACTTAAATCAAATCAGAGTAATTCAAGTAATACTTCGAATACTATAGAACTACAACAAATACATGGTACCAGCAGCAGTAACGCAAGTGTGGCTGTCAATCTGATGACACACGGTGGCGCATCGTTGTCACAAACAACAATACATGCACTACAGTCACCGGCTTCACAATCTTCGCCAAGTGGACCGGGAATAGTTCAACAACATGCTCAAGTTTCTGTATCGCCTGCGCCGTCCTCCGTTGCCCAAATTCAGAGTGTGACAGTGGCACCAGTTGCGGCGGCACATttaccacaaaatttttcacGAGACCGCGAGCGTCCTCCTATAGCTCCGGCCATAGTCACTAGTAGTATAGGTGGCGGTCCACCCACACTTAATGCGCTTGGCGAATTAAATCCACAAATAAACAACACTGTCAGTAGTGGCAATATCGGTAATGCTGGAGGCAATGCACACCATAATCTCCATCACATTCAACAGGCGCATCAGTCATTACTAATGGGGGAAACTGTAGGCCAACAGAATCAGCCGGTCGAGTTCAATCATGCGATATCGTatgtcaataaaattaaa AATCGTTTCCAGAATAAGccggaaaaatataaaaaattcctCGAAATTCTTCACACTTATCAAAAAGAGCAAAAAGTGATTAAAGAAGGTAGTCCCAATCAAGGGAAGACATTGACCGAACAAGAGGTGTATACACAGGTTGCAAAGTTATTCGGTCAGGATGAGGACCTCTTGCGGGAATTTGGTCAATTTCTTCCGGACGCCACGAATCATCAAGGTGCACAATATATGTCCAAATCGCATAACGACCACAAGCGTTGCAGCTCTAACATAGCTGTGGGTCCAATGGCTAACAGTGTTAGTGGCGCTATAAGCGTTGGAGGCGGAAGTGGCCACCATATGGCTATGCCATCAGCTTCTAGCTCGCCGCTACATCTCAATAGTGGTGCGACTTTGTCACAAATTGGTGGTGGTACGCATGCAACGGTATTAGGAAACTTATCTGCTGTGAATACGAGTGTGAGCATCAAATCGTACAACAACACCCAACAGCAGCCTCAAAATCATGTGATCAGTGCGAATGCAGTTGGAGGCCGTGGTGGAGACGTAGATTATGCACATCACGTAACGCTTCATTCTAGTAGCGGCGTTCATTTGAAGGTAATACACGATGGTGTTCACCACGATTTAAATGTCGGCTCAAATATGCGCAACTATGAGAAGGACACGCACCGCAGCAATCACCACGCTATTACGGGTCTGAAATATTCACACGGAGCAGGCTCCAATGTTACTGGAGTTACCAGTCACTCTTCCAAGAAGTCGCCAAGCTACAATTCCGGATTTGGTGCGATAAGCGGCAGTGGCAATGCATCAATGAGTAGTAGTAGCGGCATTGATCGCACGTCGATTAATATGAATTATTCGCACCAAGTACTCGGTCATTTATCGGCAACGCGCCGTCCAGCAATCGATGATGGCGGTAGTGGCAGTGGCGGTATGGGTGGTGGACCACCGCCGCCTAAAAAGCACAAGCCGATTTGTAAGGACATCACGTTTTCGGAGGCATCGCGAAAGTGCACCATATCCGACGCGGCATTCTTCGATAAAGTGCGCAAAGCATTACGAAATCCTGATGTATACGACAACTTTTTGCGTTGTCTAACGCTATTCAACCAGGAGATTGTGTCAAAGACTGAATTGTTGAATTTGGTAACGCCATTCTTAAGTAAATTCCCAGACCTACTTAGCGgatttactaaatttttggGACAACCCGTGTCGCAAATGTCTTCGAGCGGTAGCGGCGGTACTGGCACCGGCATATTCGGCTTGGAAGAAATACCAATGCAATCCGCACATCGGCAAAGCGGCAGCCTAAGTAATTCAGGTGCAATAAACGATCGTCAAGGCAATCATCAAGGCGGTGAATTGGCACAGGATATCGATTTGACCTCGTGCAAACGACTAGGTGCATCCTATTGCGCCTTGCCACAGTCCATCGTACCGAAGAAATGTTCTGGCCGTACAACGTTATGTCGTGAAGTTCTAAATGACAAATGGGTGTCATTTCCAACTTGGGCCAGTGAGGATTCAACTTTTGTAACTTCACGTAAAACACAGTTCGAGGAAACCATTTACAG GAATATTCACAGGACGGAAGATGAACGTTTCGAATTGGATGTGGTAATCGAGACTAATAGTGCAACAATTCGTGTACTCGAGGGTGTGCAGAAGAAAATGTCACGCATGTCACCGGAGGATCTGAGCCGATTTTATTTGGACGATTACTTAGGTGGCACCTCACAGACGATTCACCAAAGGGCTATACACCGGATATATGGTGATAAGGCAGGCGAAATAATACAAGGTCTGAAGAAGAATCCCTCGGTTGCGGTGCCAATAGTGCTCAAACGATTGAAAGTAAAGGAAGAGGAGTGGCGCGACGCACAAAAA GGCTTCAATAAGTTGTGGCGTGAGCAAAACGAAAAGTATTACTTAAAATCACTCGACCATCAGGCAATCAATTTTAAACCAAACGACATGAAGGCGTTGCGTTCCAAAAATCTCTTCAATGAAATTGAAACATTATATGATGAG CGCCATGACCAAGATGATGAAAATGGTGAACCTATTACTGGACCACATCTCGTGCTGCCATATAAAGATAAGACAATATTGGATGATGCAGCGAATTTGTTAATTCACCATGTAAAGCGTCAGACTGGTATACAAAAGCAGGAAAAGACTAAAATTAAACATATATTGCGGCAATTCGTGCCCGATCTGTTTTTCTCGGCCCGTCAACCATTAAGTGACGATGAACGTGAGGACG TATTCCCATTTTTAATAGATGACAACGAAAAGATGGATGTCGATTGCAATACAACAGGTAATCGGAGCGAACGTGAGTTACATGCCAGCAGCGGTGGCTGCAAAGGGAGTAGAACATCAAGTGGTAGTACATCGAACACCGATACAAATTGTGGTGTAATAGGCAATTCCAAGTCCGATGGCACTGGTTCACATgacaaaaattctttaaattcatCGACAGATAATAGCATTTTGTTGGAAAATCACAAGAATGGTGAATCGAGTGCATCAGCTGTAAATAGTAATAACAGTACTGGTCAAATAGCCGTTGCGGAGCACAACACTGGGACTACATCTGCGTCCAATACACTGAGCGCGGGTGAAAAAGCCACCTCCAATAAAGATTCCAACTCTTCGTCGCTGGCTAAGGGCCAAGTCAACAATATTAATGCTGTCGACGATGTGAATAGTGCAGGTCGTTCGTCAGCCGAAGCAATGACCAAATCCAACAGCACTGTAGCATCTTCTACAATATCCACAACAGTTACGGTGTTGTCTGAAAATAAGACACAAGGAAATAGTAATGTGACCGGCGCTGCTACGGTCGATAATACATCTGGACACAAGGATACAACCGGCATCACATCATCATCTAACACAATAACACCAACTGGGTTAAAAGCTGGTGTAATGAAAGAtgcaaatgagaaaaataatagcAATGCTGCCGACACTAGTATGGGTACAAATGCAACAACTGCCACCTCAACTCATGCTAGCGATTGTAATTCTGTGGATGCAATAAAGATGGAAATTAAGGAGGAAACACCTGATATGGATGTGGACATACAGCTGCCACCTCATGCTGTCAGTAAACATTTG GAGGAGGCGTACACACTTTTCTTTGCCAACAAcaattggtatttatttttgcgaCTACATGCTATTTTATGTGAGCGGTTGTGCACTATGTACGAACGAGCGCAAATGTTGGCTATCGAAGAAGAACGTCACCGTTCAAATCGTCGTGAAAGCACAGCGACAGCTTTAAGACTGAAACCGAAACCTGAACCACATGTGGATGAGTATTATCCAGTTTTTCTGGAAATGCTGAAGAATGTACTTGATGGTAATATGGATTCGAATTCATTCGAGGATTCTATGCGTGAAATGTTTGGCATACATGCCTACATCTCCTTTACGCTCGACAAG GTGGTTTCGAACGCTGTCCGCCAGCTGCAAAATTGTGTTACTGAACGCGGTGCACTTGAGTGTGTTGAACTGTTTCATCATGAGCAACGACGTGGTGGTGCAGGCAATTATTGCCGCGATGCGCAAAAGAATTACGCCAACGAATTGGCATACCAGCGTAAAGCTGAGGCTAGTTTACACGAGGAGAACTGCTTCAAAGTATATATT TACAAAATTGACTGCCGTGTAACGATCGAACTGCTCGACACTGAAGTTGAAGAGGCGGAGAAGCCTTTAAATAAAGTGAAATCTTGGAGTAAATACGTAGATCGTTTAGCAAATCCCGCCGCGAACAGCATTAGCGGTCAAAATGCAGCAAATTTGTCCAACACAAATATGGGTGGCACCGCGAGTAATACTAATGCCGTTAGCAACACAAGTAACTCTAATGCGATGAGCATGCCGACCATGTCAAGCAGTCTAGCAGGTGCAAACGGCGGTGAAATTAAGCTTGAGCGCATGGATGATGACGCACTG GATGCGCATGTGACATGTAAAGCTCGCTTCCTCAAACGCAACAAGCGGCTGGCCTGCATGCGCGCTGATCAGCAGACACGTTTGCAGCAATTAAAATCGGCGAACGCCACAACGAACACCGGCACCACAAATGCATTAAATAAAGCTTCCGTTGCAGTAGTGGGGAATGTAGCGTCGGACACTGGTAGCGCCAGTGGCTCCACAGACAGCAATGTGAAAAgcaccagcagcagcaataacCCGGCGACAGCTGGCAGCGAACCACACTGGAGTTGGAATAAGCGACCTCCAGAACGTGTTGGCAGCATTGTGGTGGGCAGCGGTGCGGAGAAGTACTTCGTCAACGATCGCGACGAAATCAAATTCAACGCATTCGGCCGCCAAGTAATAGCAATCAACAAGAATCTACAACTGTTCAAATGGGACTCGGTGCGGCGTGCGAAATTG TCACACACTTATGTAACGCAACGCAAACACAAACTATTTCAACGTTTCACACAAAAGTGGCTGGCGGAGCACGTTAGCGAACAGGCGCAACAGCAATGCACGGACTGGCTGCTCGGCAAGACGGTGCCAAACAGCGGCAGTAGTAGTAGTGGCAACTGGGCGCTGAAAACCAAGGTGATACCGCAAAATGATGTGAAACGTACGCCATACCGTGTTTACAATCGTTATAAAGTGACATTCAGCGGCAATGCGAACAGTTGTGCAGACGTTGCTAGTGGCAACAATAGTGGCGTCGCTGGCGGTGGCCGTGTATCAGGTGGCAGTGGTAGTAGTAGTGGTGGTAATGCGCCGGTAGCGGATACTCATGCCACAACGACATCAACGAATACGACGCATTGCAATAGCACGGCACAGTCGCAGACGTCATCTAATACGGCCACACTAGCAAATGTCGGTCCAAGCAatgttggtggtggtggtggagtGCAGGCGACTGCAAGCGTTGCGGCGGTGACGACGTCGTCGGCTCTAACATCCACAACAGAAGCGTATAAATTGGCAACAGGTAGTGGCAATAATAACaccagcaataacaacaatcgaCAATTGGAAAGCTGA